In Helianthus annuus cultivar XRQ/B chromosome 8, HanXRQr2.0-SUNRISE, whole genome shotgun sequence, a single genomic region encodes these proteins:
- the LOC110870102 gene encoding uncharacterized protein LOC110870102, with protein sequence MTWQEFKEPFMRYHCPQSAIDKIQEDFLRLRQKNESINEISNAFMDKMKFCGDFMKTERMKINRFYGVLKAEFREFITPSKCETLDELINLAQDREIEIKRQEERGEKRPSEKGASSSPSKKGKFQDQGRKDKSKGGITPCKTCGKLHTGECLLGKKGCYKCGKEGHSSYQCPNNPKTCFNCFERGHVKSECPKLQQESKKEDKKQEGSRAKGRMFQITSEEAKSHPNVVSGIFLLNSIPVYVLFDTQATMSFISNEIVQHPSFKVERMSMPLEVEIADSKNYLLHEICRSCKLTIEDEEFDINLIPMILEKFKVIVGMDWMSQNHAEINCETKIILIQSPSGRRLNIQGERKVEAKLCTLVQAIKYVPNGSRAYLTFVVDTQQGSPKLEDVAIVNEFPDFFLEELPGLPPE encoded by the coding sequence ATGACTTGGCAAGAATTTAAGGAGCCCTTCATGAGATATCATTGTCCTCAGTCGGCTATTGATAAAATTCAGGAGGACTTCTTACGCCTCCGGCAGAAAAATGAGTCAATAAACGAAATATCAAACGCTttcatggataagatgaagttctgtggGGATTTTATGAAGACCGAAAGAATGAAGATCAATCGCTTCTATGGCGTGTTAAAGGCAGAATTTAGGGAGTTCATCACTCCCTCAAAATGTGAAACCCTTGACGAGCTTATCAATTTGGCACAGGATAGAGAAATTGAGATTAAAAGGCAAGAAGAGCGAGGTGAAAAGAGACCAAGTGAAAAGGGTGCAAGTTCGAGTCCATCTAAAAAGGGGAAGTTTCAAGATCAAGGGAGGAAGGATAAGTCGAAAGGTGGAATTACTCCTTGCAAGACTTGTGGAAAACTCCATACTGGAGAGTGTCTGTTAGGCAAAAAGGGGTGCTACAAATGTGGTAAAGAGGGGCATTCATCTTATCAATGCCCAAATAACCCGAAGACTTGTTTCAATTGTTTTGAAAGGGGGCACGTTAAATCAGAATGCCCAAAACTTCAACAAGAATCGAAAAAGGaagataagaagcaagagggttCTAGGGCTAAAGGAAGGATGTTCCAAATCACATCCGAAGAAGCCAAGTCCCATCcgaatgtggtctcaggtatcttTCTATTAAACTCTATACCGGTTTATGTTTTATTTGATACCCAAGCCACTATGTCGTTTATTTCAAACGAAATTGTACAACATCCTTCATTTAAGGTTGAACGAATGTcgatgcccttagaagtagaaaTAGCCGATAGCAAAAATTATTTGTTGCACGAAATATGTAGGAGTTGTAAATTAACCATCGAAGATGAGGAGTTTGACATCAATCTTATACCTATGATTTTGGAGAAATTTAAAgtaatagtgggtatggattggatgTCCCAAAACCATGCCGAGATAAATTGTGAAACCAAAATAATACTTATCCAATCTCCAAGTGGAAGGCGATTAAATATACAAGGCGAAAGAAAGGTGGAAGCGAAGCTATGTACCCTCGTTCAAGCCATTAAGTATGTGCCTAATGGGagtagggcatatttaacttttGTGGTAGATACTCAACAAGGTTCCCCGAAGCTTGAAGATGTCGCAATTGTGAACGAATTTCCAGATTTCTTTCTGGAAGAATTGCCGGGGCTCCCTCCCGAGTGA